The window AGTTAACGTGATGGACTTCACTCcaactttctctctttcccttgTACTTACACAGTTTGTCCACGAGAGGGCTTAcagtgtgtttgcgtgtgcgcgtgtgtgagtTGCGTGCACTTTGTGCGCGTGTAGTAGTATCGGTAGTGTGTCTACTGCTGCTTGTGATTGTGCTTGTGTCGATCGTCAGACGTTTtgcagggtttttttgtttgcacTTGACGCTCTTTCTGGACAAGGTGACCTGAAAAGCCTTTTATTTGTTGAACTTTTTCTGATTTCATTTAGGTGATCCTCAGGTAAGTGAACACATCACTTTGATTCTTTCACATTATCTTCTACTGTCGTACTATATGATCATTTGCAAATGATTTTCCATCTGTCTTTTCACTCGAGACTGTTtttcaacgtttttttttcacctggtAAATGTTAGATTAAAAATGTGCATtattgtcagtttttttctgtattagaTTAATTATTAATGTCTGTATTGGTAGCCAAAATCAACAAAGGTATTCCAGAAGGCTTCACAGAAACATGATAtagaaatttaaatattaaatatagtaTTTAAGTAAAAGGAATAATAAGAATGGTATCATAAAATCAATTAcgaataaatgtttaaaaatgaaaaaataagtgACTGTGAATGATTAATTATGAGATCACCAAAATTTACCCACACCTCTTCAGGACAAACTATCTCATTAGAAAAGATcttattataaattatttttcacagaaaaacactatcattctttatatttttaaaattttatttatacACGTTGTCCAAATTTATCACAAAGTAGCTCCGTGCTATTTCTACCATTGTGTGGCAGCCAGctacattagcattagcaaaaGGATGTAAATCCCATAGAAATACCAATCATGCCAACGGGCATGATCACCATGGCAACCATCAAAGGGACCTTGTTGCTATCACATGGCCGTGACGGACACCAGCTCACGTGACTATATAGCATATTTTAATAAGACACAATTCTACATAACATAACTTTGGTCAACGTTTAAGTGCAAAagcgtccaaaaaaaaaaaattggacaaaagtGAATGCAATGGTTGTACTTTTATTGACTGTAAAAAGCGGACATTGTCGGTCGTTGGTACACTTTCATGCGTGAAAGTTGAAATATTTGACTTGAgttaaacattaacatttttctcCTTCCTTGTCTCGGTCTGTCCAATCTGTGTGTTAACAGGACGCGAGAGCGATGGCGTCCGACGCAAATCAACCCGCGGGTTGCGGTCCTGAAGTGGCGTCCATCTACTACAAGTTGTGCGACCTGGACGCGGCATGGGGCGTGGTTTTGGAGGCCTTAGCGTCAGCCGGCGTGGCGCTCAGCTTTGTCCTGTTCATCGTATTGCTCGCCAACGTACCCTTCACCAAGAACCGCGACCGACGCAATGCGGTAGCGCTTCACGCCATTTTCCTGGTGTGCACGGCGGGCCTTTTCGGCCTAACTTTCGCCTGCATCGTGGCGAAGAATTTCGCCACTTGCGCTTCCCGACGTTTCCTGTTCGGCGTTTTATTCGCCGGATGTTTCGCTTGTCTCCTGGTTCAGGGAGTGCGACTCAACGCGTTAGTCCGGGGTAAAGACGCGCCGGGGACACGGAACTCCTTCCTCACCGTTTTGGTTCTGTGGGCCGTGGAGGTGCTCATCAACACCGAGTGGTTGATCATCACAGTGGCGCGGAATCCGCTGGAACTAGGCAACTCTACGGCTTCATTCACGTCCTGTAACGTGGCCAACGCTGACTTCGCTATGGCGTTGATCTACGTGATGGCGCTTCTCGTCGCCGTCTTGGGTGCAAGCCTGGGCGTTCTGGCAGGAAAACACATGAAGAAGTGGAAGAGAGAAGCCGCACTCATCCTGGCATGCGGACTCGTCTCCGTGGGCATCTGGGCGGCTTGGATCGCCATGTATGTCCATGGGAACGGCGTCCGAGGTGGGCCAGCGTGGGATGACCCCACGTTAGGTATCGCCCTGGTGGCTGAGGCATGGGTTTTCCTGGTGCTCATCACCATCCCACAAGTATGTTGCTTaagtgaggaggaagatgacAGCCCAACTTTTGCGGAGGACACATACCCTAGTCGAGCCGTCGACTATGAGAACATTCTCAAGGAGCAATGTCCCCGTAATGTCTTTGCTGATAACATGGAGAACAAAGCATTCTCCATGGAGGAACATGAAGGACAAAGTAAGGGtaccgtactttcacgactataaggtgcacttaaaaatcttaaattttctccaaaatagacagtgcgccttataatccagtgcgccttatatatggaaaaaaacagaaaaccaaaaacgaaaaaccatcactgtcagatattaaaaaaacaaaaacgcctgaattgaaacaatactgttaaatatgcagatgccatcttagtttacaaaatcttctatcatatagctcctctcccactgaaggttttgtacaaaaaaatccaaaacatcaacagctggctctagaggtgactgtgtagtgagtgcttcatacctggaagtcaattgcaattaccgtattttcacgaatataaggcgcacttaaaagtcttaaattttctccaaaattgacagtgcaccttataatacagtgcaccttataatacagtgtgccttataatacagtgtgccttataatacagtgtgccttatatatggaaaaaaattcattcattgagggtgggccttataatgcggtgcgccttatagtcgtgaaaatacagtacataattGTAATTCCAAAAGCCTTACAGTTAGGCGGCGGCATGGtgcacgagtggttagcacattcgcttcacagttctgagatcgagggttcaatccgtGGGGAATTAAGTTCTCGGACAAATTTTactcgggtactccagtttcctcccgcgtcccaaaaacatgcatagtaggctggttaaacactctaaattgtccttactAATGACTGTaagcgtaaatggttgtctgtctggaAACCCCCACCAACTGCACATTGTTggttgggatgggctccagcacccccgcgacctttgtgagcataattgaattattcattcattttccaaagcgCCTGCTATCTGGATATGCGTGTTTACAGTACACCTATGGGCTTTGCCTTGTGGCTTATGAGAATGTTTAACTTCTGACTGGATGAATAATGGTGAGGACAATGTCAACAAGAAGGCGTCCATTTCCACTAGGGAACACAGAACTTCCTGTTAATGTGTAATATGAATGTCTAAGCGTGTCCCAGAGCGCCCCATCAaaatcacaaacacacaaagcaCAAACGTGTGTTGACATGGTCTCCAGGGTGATGGAGTCACGGCAACCCTTTCCTCTCCAGTCACAACAATTAAGACTAGAGAATATAACACCTCACTTTACAGCAAGGTTTTGCAAACCAAATTCTGGAGATTAAGAGTTAAACTTGCGCATACTAGACAGGGAATATTCAAATATATCTATAGAATGGAGAGATTTTCAGAATACTGTATCCCAACAAAATAATTCTTTACATCCTGCAGTTGTCTTGTTAGAAAACTTTAATGAGGAAAAAGGCAGGGTGGACCCAAATTTTGGTCCGATctaaatatacattattttatacaaaataaacaaGGTAGCCAACTAAAAGCACAAATACAATACATTGACGATGGCAGGAAGGAAGCGgggaagtactgtattttctcacatataagccacacccttaaaattgccttaaaatcgtggaattttacaatttctcgcgtataagccgtccccttGATTCTCATTTttcacctctatattcatggttttaatagggagtaaaaatgtgttactttgaaaggaaaatctttttaaaaaatcattgcatgttgtttttctgagatactatatcgatcaatatatatatatatatatatatatatatatatatatatatatatatatatatatatatatatatatatatatatatatatatatatatatatatatatatatatatatatatatatatatatatatatatatatatatatatatatatatatatatatatatatatatatatatatatatatatatatatatatatatatatatatatatatatatatatatatatatatatatatatatatatatatatatatatatatatatataaggattAATATCATATGGAAGTTAGCAATTCTCCAGTAATGTTGtcttcttactgcaaaacagtaaattttattattactggtgaaaaagagtatagcattGCAGTAAGTAGTGCGCATATAAACCATACCTTTTTTTAacttacaaatacggcttatacgcgagaaaatacggcataATACAAACGTGCAATGAGGCAGTGCGCACAATAGAAACAAACGACCAATCAGACGAGACATGAcaagaaatacaaattaaaaaaaaaaacactaagagATAATGTCAGGCttcttttagtattttttcaaaGCAGACATGACCTAAACTGGAAGATTTGATTTTGTGTCCTTCTTAACTGCAGGTACAAAGATTGTCTCCCCGTATAGTGGTTACACGGGACAGCTAAGAAGTTGTGTGTACCAGCCCACCGAGCTGGCACTCATCTCCAAAGGCAGAGGACCCACTGTGAGTACATCGCAACGGTTGCCCAGTAGTCACGAATGCAAGGTGATCCCAGGAGGTCCTTGATGAGATTGCCCTAGGCAATTGCACGATCAAGGACCACCTGGGATTTAATTGTGTGAAAATGATCCCCCACCTGCTGCAAAATTGTAGGGTTTCTCTTTCTTTATTACTTTCTTTGTGGtggtatgttttgtttttttataagagATTGATTCTTTAGATTTTTAGGTGTAGGGTTTCATTCCAAACAAAGAAGAGGATACATTTTAACTGGTGTTTTAAAAGTTTAATGGATTGATGGATTTTCAACCATGTAATCTGGTGCCTTGCTAATGAAATGAGTTGATTGGAGTAAAGTGCTGTTTGTTTTAACAtaaacctgattggttaaaccgggggtgggcaaacttttcggcccgggggctacattaactttaaaaatttgacagatgggccggcacaagatatgatacatataaaaaactgcatccgttaacagtatatataaaacatgaacagaaaaaaaggactaaagtattaacatactcatcactcatcattaaagtaaaaagtataaagtacaaagtaaagtaaaaaggagtgtattaagaaatattaaaagagattagatgaatttgagtgtgttttaagagaataaaaataagagaaacatataATGAGGCAAAGATCGACAgtgtatacaaaatatgatcaaAAAGCTGCATTCATCAGCCTGgataaaatgcatatttttgtctGGACCATATAAATCAAACTATGAATTTTTCTGCCAGCATGTCAACATTTGGCTTTTTCTCCTTCAGAATTCTCCAGAAACGTCTTACGATACCACCATCCCCAGAGCCTCAGCCCACCCTGCTGTCGGCGACGCCCACAACTCACTTGCGATGGACAGAGCCAACGTAGGTTACGGGAACAGAAATATCGTAGGTTAACGTTACGGGTGCAATAGAAAAGTCGAAGGCTGGCAATCGTTTATTTGCTgttcaaatgcattggatgcCTATTAGGGATGAAGTCATTTAAATTGAAAGCAGAAggtagattggacatctaacatTGTCGAAGGCAGTGATAGAGTTAAAAACATTGAGGACTGAGTACTGggtatgtattttttaccaTCCGTTTTTTTAGTTGTATTGGAATttgtattagattagataactttattcatcccgtattctggaaatgtcactgtcacagtagcaaaagggtgagaatacaaacacaggaaaagacattgtagatataaataaatagtttttattattttatttctgtatAGTCTGTGTatcaagatatatatatatatatatatatatatatatatatatatatatatatatatatatatatatatatatatatatatatatatatatatatatatatatatatatatatatatatatatatatatatatacatatacatatacatatatatgtatagtatcgTGAAATTGTTCTTAATACTCAGCTCTAGTCTACGTTTATTTCCTGTTTCATCTTGCCATGATTTTTGCATACCTTTGTATCCAAATGTAATCTGCATCAATCTGTGTTAGCATGGCAACCAAAGCAACCTCAACTAAGTTTTTACTTCTCTCTGTGCGTGCATTCAGGGCAACACGTTCCATAG is drawn from Stigmatopora nigra isolate UIUO_SnigA chromosome 18, RoL_Snig_1.1, whole genome shotgun sequence and contains these coding sequences:
- the gprc5c gene encoding G-protein coupled receptor family C group 5 member C, with the translated sequence MASDANQPAGCGPEVASIYYKLCDLDAAWGVVLEALASAGVALSFVLFIVLLANVPFTKNRDRRNAVALHAIFLVCTAGLFGLTFACIVAKNFATCASRRFLFGVLFAGCFACLLVQGVRLNALVRGKDAPGTRNSFLTVLVLWAVEVLINTEWLIITVARNPLELGNSTASFTSCNVANADFAMALIYVMALLVAVLGASLGVLAGKHMKKWKREAALILACGLVSVGIWAAWIAMYVHGNGVRGGPAWDDPTLGIALVAEAWVFLVLITIPQVCCLSEEEDDSPTFAEDTYPSRAVDYENILKEQCPRNVFADNMENKAFSMEEHEGQSTKIVSPYSGYTGQLRSCVYQPTELALISKGRGPTNSPETSYDTTIPRASAHPAVGDAHNSLAMDRANGNTFHRTPHW